From a region of the Constantimarinum furrinae genome:
- a CDS encoding response regulator: MQKLSILIVEDEPLIAATIETALKKQGFYVIGDVETYEEALTEISTSKPDLVLVDIQLEGEKDGIDLATALDKRYIPYLYLTSQTDPSTISRVKETKPLGFIVKPFTEAGLRSNIELAWHNFSLTKDEFLIIKSEGETYKLNQEDILYLKAFDNYCYVITEAHSFLVPKTLKFTSESLNPVHFAKTHRSFIVNLRKVSKMTIDSLVVSGHTVPLTASHKEDIKLKLRS; encoded by the coding sequence ATGCAAAAACTAAGCATTTTAATTGTAGAAGACGAACCGCTAATCGCCGCAACTATTGAAACTGCGCTAAAAAAACAGGGATTTTATGTGATTGGTGATGTAGAAACATATGAGGAAGCACTAACTGAAATTTCAACATCCAAGCCGGATCTTGTTTTAGTGGATATACAGTTGGAAGGGGAAAAGGACGGTATCGACTTGGCCACAGCTTTAGACAAAAGGTATATTCCCTATTTGTATCTCACTTCTCAAACAGATCCTTCTACCATAAGCAGAGTAAAAGAAACGAAGCCATTGGGATTTATTGTAAAACCTTTTACTGAAGCGGGCTTACGTAGTAATATAGAATTGGCATGGCACAATTTTTCACTCACCAAAGATGAATTTTTAATAATTAAATCGGAAGGAGAGACCTATAAATTAAATCAAGAAGACATCCTATATCTGAAAGCTTTTGACAACTATTGCTATGTAATTACTGAAGCACATAGCTTCTTGGTTCCTAAAACACTGAAATTTACTTCTGAAAGCTTAAATCCGGTACATTTTGCAAAAACGCACAGGTCGTTTATAGTTAATCTTCGTAAGGTGTCAAAGATGACCATTGACAGTTTGGTGGTGTCAGGACATACCGTCCCCTTAACCGCCTCTCATAAAGAGGACATAAAACTTAAACTACGATCCTAA
- a CDS encoding sensor histidine kinase — MKYIKGTSICVNTWKLRLILLLFLWCFNPTHFSAQEISETYIDSIVAVSKSMKSDAKKMEIGKLTQKMSRMQPKAALPLYHYLDTEYASEKELRMYAYLSYGPNLVNNGLIERSKEIRFQGLKWAKELNNHVMIHDFYHLISSHYVNTTVVDSATFYVNEAEKIALENLEDLGPMLWQVYQRKGDIQYILGNSDLKSMYYEKAWVEMSKYPEHHARGFLLYLITDHFNEVKDHVKQAHYAEMLIEYYKAKELKTPDYHFPVESVLLEANTPEGISHLKKVIAASDSLNNYNAYSTSASVLAQAMIDRGTPEEAIPIMERTIERLEKVNYLIGHSREKALLTKLYEAAGDYKKAYEALKNQKVMEDSIRTSEMLSRIADYEVRYDTERKDRELDKQAAAQKLLYLILGSIAVVLSILTFYFVRNRKKNKLLAQQKKLLESTLDEKNVLLKETHHRVKNSFQIVSSLLYLQSENIEDQEAQLAIREAQNRVRSMVLIHQKLYNKDQLVGIDTKEYFSDLTKDIFESHHSRKNEMSYELNVQPMVLDIETITPVGLILNELITNVLKHAFVETKTSQKMHIDFGREGDHLILKVSDNGKGMPEKIRESSFGIKLMRALAKKLKATLNFSQSVPHGTVATLSISRFKVL; from the coding sequence GTGAAATACATTAAAGGCACTTCCATATGTGTTAATACATGGAAGCTACGGCTAATACTGTTGCTCTTCCTTTGGTGTTTCAATCCTACCCACTTTTCTGCTCAAGAAATTTCAGAAACATACATCGATAGCATCGTTGCGGTATCTAAAAGCATGAAATCTGATGCGAAGAAGATGGAGATAGGAAAGCTTACGCAAAAAATGTCGAGGATGCAACCTAAAGCGGCACTGCCTCTTTATCACTATTTGGATACTGAATATGCTTCGGAAAAAGAGCTAAGAATGTATGCCTACCTAAGTTACGGTCCCAATTTGGTCAATAATGGCTTGATCGAGAGATCCAAAGAAATAAGATTTCAAGGGCTTAAATGGGCCAAGGAATTAAATAACCATGTAATGATACATGACTTCTACCATTTAATTTCGAGTCATTATGTCAATACAACGGTTGTAGATTCAGCAACTTTTTATGTCAATGAAGCTGAAAAAATAGCCTTAGAAAATCTAGAGGACTTAGGTCCAATGTTATGGCAAGTCTATCAGCGAAAAGGAGATATTCAATACATCCTAGGAAATTCGGACTTAAAAAGCATGTACTACGAAAAAGCGTGGGTTGAAATGTCCAAATATCCCGAACATCATGCGCGTGGTTTTCTTCTTTATTTAATTACCGATCATTTTAATGAAGTGAAGGATCACGTTAAGCAGGCGCATTACGCCGAAATGCTGATAGAATATTATAAGGCAAAAGAATTAAAGACCCCAGATTATCACTTCCCGGTAGAATCGGTTCTTTTGGAAGCCAATACGCCTGAAGGTATTTCGCATCTCAAAAAGGTGATCGCAGCCAGTGACAGTTTAAATAATTACAATGCATATTCAACCTCAGCCTCTGTGTTGGCGCAAGCCATGATCGATCGTGGCACCCCGGAAGAGGCCATTCCAATAATGGAAAGAACGATTGAAAGACTGGAAAAAGTAAATTATCTCATTGGTCATTCCCGCGAAAAAGCCTTGCTTACCAAGCTATACGAAGCTGCCGGAGATTATAAAAAAGCGTATGAGGCATTAAAAAATCAGAAGGTTATGGAAGATAGTATTCGTACGAGCGAAATGTTATCTCGAATAGCAGATTATGAGGTAAGGTACGATACAGAACGTAAAGACAGAGAACTCGATAAACAAGCGGCAGCTCAAAAATTACTATACCTCATTCTTGGTTCTATTGCTGTTGTACTATCCATTCTAACTTTTTATTTTGTTAGGAACAGGAAAAAGAACAAACTGCTGGCACAACAAAAGAAACTATTGGAATCCACTCTAGATGAAAAAAATGTTTTACTTAAGGAAACGCACCACAGAGTAAAGAACAGTTTTCAGATCGTCTCTTCCCTCTTGTATCTCCAATCTGAAAACATTGAGGACCAAGAGGCACAATTGGCAATTCGTGAAGCCCAAAACAGAGTACGATCTATGGTATTGATTCACCAAAAACTGTATAATAAGGATCAATTGGTTGGCATAGATACCAAAGAATACTTCAGCGATCTCACTAAAGACATTTTCGAAAGTCATCATTCGCGAAAGAATGAGATGAGCTATGAATTAAACGTACAACCTATGGTACTCGACATAGAAACAATAACACCGGTAGGTTTAATTTTAAACGAGCTCATAACCAATGTCCTAAAACACGCATTTGTGGAAACCAAGACTTCTCAAAAAATGCATATTGATTTTGGAAGAGAAGGCGACCACTTGATATTAAAGGTAAGTGATAACGGAAAAGGCATGCCGGAAAAAATACGCGAAAGTTCATTCGGAATTAAACTGATGAGAGCGTTAGCTAAAAAGTTAAAGGCAACACTGAATTTTTCACAAAGTGTTCCCCATGGAACTGTAGCAACCTTAAGCATATCTCGGTTCAAAGTTTTATAA
- a CDS encoding sugar MFS transporter, with the protein MTSTKNFRSAFVVITILFFLWGFITVLVDSLIPRLKDVFELSYFQAGLVQFAFFAAYAVFSVPAGFLLSRIGYQKGIVLGLITMALGCLLFYPAASARSFPVFLMGYFTLAAGITILQVAANPYVSVLGSEAGASSRLNLSQAFNSLGTAIAPVIGAMFLLSDSIKSSEEISVLTEAETRNYYLSEAGAVQQPFLWIAAFIGILALLFVFIKLPKLMQESPKGGYFKLLKNKTVLMGVIGIFLYVGAEVAIGSYLVNYFLDMNLATVISENETMKIMAERILNNELSTMDSKAIVGAFVVFYWSGAMVGRFIGSYLTRVMSPPKVLGIFAISAALLLLISMNSGGMMAMWSILAVGLFNSIMFPTIFALTLEGLGDLKPQASGLLCMAIVGGAVIPPLYGFLTDNVGFKVALLLMIACYGYILIFGIKKRKISALSPAN; encoded by the coding sequence ATGACTTCAACCAAAAATTTTCGTTCGGCATTTGTTGTGATCACTATCCTCTTTTTTCTCTGGGGGTTTATTACGGTTTTAGTTGATAGTTTAATTCCAAGGCTGAAAGATGTTTTTGAGTTGTCTTATTTTCAGGCAGGTTTGGTGCAATTTGCTTTTTTTGCTGCCTATGCTGTATTTTCGGTACCTGCCGGTTTTTTGTTGTCACGCATCGGTTATCAAAAAGGTATTGTTCTAGGGCTAATCACTATGGCCTTGGGCTGCTTGTTGTTTTACCCGGCCGCTTCAGCGCGATCCTTTCCGGTTTTTTTAATGGGCTATTTTACATTGGCAGCCGGAATAACCATTCTTCAGGTAGCAGCAAATCCTTATGTTTCGGTATTGGGGAGTGAAGCAGGAGCCTCCAGCAGGCTGAATCTTTCGCAGGCGTTTAATTCCCTCGGAACGGCTATCGCTCCTGTAATTGGGGCTATGTTCCTTTTAAGTGATAGCATTAAGTCTTCGGAAGAGATCTCGGTTCTCACTGAAGCTGAAACACGAAATTATTATTTGTCTGAGGCCGGAGCGGTCCAGCAACCGTTCTTGTGGATCGCCGCTTTTATTGGAATTCTGGCGCTCCTCTTTGTCTTTATAAAACTTCCGAAGCTTATGCAGGAAAGTCCGAAAGGCGGTTACTTTAAACTTTTAAAGAATAAAACAGTATTGATGGGCGTCATCGGGATTTTTCTATATGTGGGGGCTGAAGTCGCTATCGGCAGCTATCTTGTAAATTACTTTCTCGATATGAACCTCGCTACTGTCATATCTGAAAATGAAACCATGAAAATTATGGCTGAAAGGATATTAAACAATGAGCTTTCAACTATGGACAGCAAAGCCATTGTTGGTGCATTTGTGGTTTTTTACTGGAGCGGTGCGATGGTTGGCCGCTTTATAGGGTCTTATCTCACCAGAGTCATGTCGCCACCTAAAGTATTGGGTATTTTTGCGATTTCGGCAGCCTTACTCTTGCTTATTTCAATGAATTCAGGAGGAATGATGGCCATGTGGTCGATTCTGGCAGTTGGGTTGTTCAATTCGATTATGTTTCCCACTATTTTTGCACTTACGCTAGAGGGTCTTGGCGATCTAAAACCTCAGGCTTCAGGATTGCTGTGCATGGCTATCGTTGGTGGAGCTGTTATTCCACCGCTGTACGGATTTTTAACCGATAATGTAGGGTTTAAAGTTGCTTTATTATTAATGATCGCATGCTATGGATACATCCTTATTTTTGGAATAAAAAAACGAAAAATAAGTGCCTTAAGTCCAGCTAATTAA